The genomic interval CCATCCGTCACAACCTTGAATAAGATCAATAGCTTCACCAAACATTACAACTGTAGGAAATGAGAATTTTTTCATTTTAGTTCCTCCTATTTTTTAAAAAGATTTTATATGTACCGTAAGCTTCTGACGCTGTTTACTTGGAATTCTAAAAGACTTACGGTATAATAATACAACTAATTCTTTATATTTTTTATGATCTTTTACCATTCACACGCCCTGTGATGGTAAAAGATTTTTTTAGCTAATTGGTGTACAACCGTTACCTTTTAAACTTGTGCAGATACATACCCAACGAGTAGTATAAATCCATTTATAACGAGAATCAGAATCATCTAAAGTAAGATTTTCGGTTCCCCAACCACCGCAACCTTGGATTAAATTTGATGCATTACCAAACTCTACAACCGTAGGAAATGAGAATTTTTTCATTTTGGTTCCTCCTATTTTTTAAAAGATTTTATTTTATTTATTTAAAGCTGTTCCAAGTACAGCATCAGACACTATTTCATAGATTTTGCTAACTCTTTTTCAATTACACTTTCCAATTCTTTCTTACTAGGCGCACCTATAATTTGAGTTTTACCTATAATAAGAACTGGCGTTCCTAAGAATTGCATTTTTTTAAATTCTTCTCGAGTTTTTGACAGCTTGCTGTTTAAAGCTTCAGCTTGGACATCTTGATTGAATTGACTTATATTTAAATTTAATTGGTCGGCATATTTTCCGAAAATTCCGAATCCTTTTTCAGCCGAGCTCCATTCACTGCTCTTTTGAAATAAGAGGTTATGCATTTCCCAATATTTATCTTGTTTTTGAGCTGCTAGTGATGCTATAGATGCTTCTTCAGCGTTAAAGTGACTACTTGCAGGTACATCTTTAAAGATGTATCTTACCTTTCCACTCTCAATATAATTCGAGTAAAAATTTATTGAATCAAAATTTCTCTTCAAAACATTACATGCTCCACATCCATAATCAGAAAACTCTACTATAGTGAGTGGAGCATCTTTTTTACCAACCACTACACCATTCTGAGAATTCATAATCGATGGATCTTTCAATGTTTTAGAAATGGTATTTGCATCAACTTTAGGATCAATAGCAAATTGATAGAATAATAAACAAATTAAGAAACCTAAGCTTCCAAATATTACACCTTTTTTTATAAAGGAATTCATAATTGTGGCCTCTTTTTTTTCATAATTATGAACCCAATACCTGATATAGTAGACACCAACATTGCTAATCCTGCTGCCATTTCATACTTTAATACATCATCTGTACCATCAAATTTAAAATTTTCATTATCAACACTTACTGCACTTTCCTCTGGTTTTTCCATTGAAGGTGGTTTTGACGAATTTGTCATATGACTCTCAATATATTGATCTGTTAATTTTATTCTCATATTTTTTTCTCTGATAAACATACCTATAAAGAAGATCATAGTAATTAACGAAATTACAAAAGTTCCAAACCAAAACTTTCTCAAACGTAATCCTCCTTTGTTCCTAGTATTAAGTCAAAGCTTTAACTGCTTTTGTGTGACGTGAATGAGATTGCTTACATAGTTGAGCAAATATACTTTGCTTTTGTAATAGTTCTTCTGGAAATCCAGATTCTGCTATCTTTCCGTTTGATAAAACAATTACTCTGTTATTGTTACTAATATTGGCTACCCGATGAGTGATTGAGATAACGGTTCTCTCATAAGTAAGACGTTCAATTGCATTTTGGATCATTTCTTCAAAATGTGTGTCTAATGAAGAGGTAGCTTCATCTAAAATCAAAATTGAAGGATTTTGTAAAAATACCCGAGCAATAGCAATTCGTTGCTTCTCTCCTCCTGATAACTTATAGCCCCTTTCTCCTACTAAAGTGTCATATTGATCTGGTAAACCCATAATTTTCTCATGAATATGAGC from Priestia megaterium carries:
- a CDS encoding DsbA family protein, whose translation is MNSFIKKGVIFGSLGFLICLLFYQFAIDPKVDANTISKTLKDPSIMNSQNGVVVGKKDAPLTIVEFSDYGCGACNVLKRNFDSINFYSNYIESGKVRYIFKDVPASSHFNAEEASIASLAAQKQDKYWEMHNLLFQKSSEWSSAEKGFGIFGKYADQLNLNISQFNQDVQAEALNSKLSKTREEFKKMQFLGTPVLIIGKTQIIGAPSKKELESVIEKELAKSMK